The genomic interval GACGACGATGCGCTTGGTCATGAATGGTCCTTCAGGGGGAGAGGGCAGGGAAGGAGGATGCCACGCCCCGTCGGTGCGGGGGTGGCATCCACGGGGGTCACTCCTGGCCGGCGACGATGAAGTTGACGGCGTCGGCGACGGTCTTGAGGTTCTTGACCTCGTCGTCGGGGATCGTCACGCCGAACTTCTCCTCGGCGTTGACGACGATCGTCATCATCGAGATCGAGTCGATGTCGAGGTCGTCGGTGAACGACTTCTCCATCGCGACCTCGGATGCGTCGATGCCGGTCTCGTCGGTGACCAGCTCAGCAAGGCCTGCGAGGACCTCGTCGTTGGTGAGAGCCATGTTGTTTCCTCTTTCTCGGAA from Microbacterium sp. H1-D42 carries:
- a CDS encoding acyl carrier protein — translated: MALTNDEVLAGLAELVTDETGIDASEVAMEKSFTDDLDIDSISMMTIVVNAEEKFGVTIPDDEVKNLKTVADAVNFIVAGQE